A single genomic interval of Helianthus annuus cultivar XRQ/B chromosome 6, HanXRQr2.0-SUNRISE, whole genome shotgun sequence harbors:
- the LOC110908254 gene encoding (S)-8-oxocitronellyl enol synthase ISY1 yields MSWWLSGVVGATRRKRGDTNPSLKYKGFALIVGVTGIVGNSLAEILPLHDTPGGPWKVYGVARRPRPPWNADYPMEYIQCDIRDEEQTLTQLSNLQDLTHVFYVTWANCSNEQHNCEINGQMFKNVLNAVIPNCPNLQHICLQTGRNHYIGPFDDWGTLNGVQDAPFCEDLPRIENPNFYYTLEDILFKEVTKKEGLTWSVHRPGVIFGFSPCSMMNIVGSLCVYAAICRHEGEPLRFPGTRQAWESYHSASDADLIAEHHIWAAVDEYAKNEVFNISNGDVFKWKHFWKVLAEQFGVENGGLQEEGERRSLSDMMKDKGAVWDAIVTEKELLPTKLEEVGGWWFVDVVLGNEGMLDLMNKSKEHGFLGFRNSKSSFVSWIDKIKCSKIVPI; encoded by the exons ATGAGTTGGTGGCTATCAGGCGTCGTCGGCGCTACACgg AGAAAACGCGGAGACACCAATCCATCACTCAAGTACAAAGGCTTCGCTTTGATCGTCGGGGTCACTGGCATCGTCGGCAACAGCCTCGCAGAGATCCTCCCCCTCCACGACACCCCCGGAGGTCCCTGGAAGGTTTACGGGGTCGCCCGCCGCCCCAGACCACCATGGAATGCCGATTATCCCATGGAATACATCCAATGTGATATCCGAGATGAAGAACAAACCCTAACACAACTCTCCAACCTCCAAGACCTCACGCATGTGTTCTACGTCACATGGGCCAATTGTTCCAATGAACAACATAACTGTGAGATCAATGGCCAAATGTTTAAAAACGTTCTCAATGCAGTAATTCCTAATTGCCCTAATTTACAACATATATGTTTACAAACCGGTCGTAACCACTACATCGGCCCGTTTGATGATTGGGGGACATTGAATGGGGTTCAGGATGCCCCGTTTTGTGAAGATCTTCCGCGGAttgaaaaccctaatttttacTACACACTTGAAGATATATTGTTTAAAGAAGTAACCAAAAAGGAAGGGTTAACGTGGTCGGTTCATCGGCCGGGAGTGATCTTTGGGTTCTCTCCTTGCAGCATGATGAACATTGTAGGAAGTTTATGTGTTTATGCAGCTATTTGTCGCCATGAAGGCGAACCATTGAGGTTTCCGGGGACAAGACAGGCGTGGGAGAGCTACCACAGCGCGTCGGATGCTGACTTGATCGCTGAGCATCATATATGGGCTGCGGTCGACGAGTATGCGAAGAACGAAGTGTTTAATATTAGTAATGGTGATGTGTTTAAATGGAAGCATTTTTGGAAGGTTTTGGCTGAGCAGTTTGGGGTGGAGAATGGTGGGTTGCAAGAGGAGGGAGAGAGGAGAAGTTTGAGTGATATGATGAAGGATAAAGGGGCTGTTTGGGATGCCATAGTGACCGAAAAGGAGCTTTTACCGACTAAATTGGAGGAGGTTGGAGGGTGGTGGTTTGTGGATGTTGTGCTTGGTAATGAGGGGATGTTGGATCTCATGAACAAAAGCAAGGAGCATGGGTTTTTAGGGTTTCGGAACTCCAAGTCGTCTTTTGTTTCTTGGATTGATAAGATAAAATGCAGCAAGATTGTTCCTATTTGA